The Pseudomonas kermanshahensis genome includes a window with the following:
- a CDS encoding DUF4223 family protein, which yields MKKLLKATVAVAVVSGVALLSGCTGQVYNQQKNCSYDYLFHPSVSISKVIGGCGPIDKLPQPQ from the coding sequence ATGAAAAAGCTGTTGAAAGCCACTGTTGCTGTTGCTGTCGTTTCGGGCGTTGCCCTGCTGTCCGGCTGCACTGGTCAAGTCTACAACCAGCAGAAGAACTGCTCGTACGACTACCTGTTCCACCCTTCGGTTTCCATCTCCAAGGTCATCGGTGGCTGCGGCCCAATCGATAAACTGCCTCAGCCGCAGTAA
- a CDS encoding LysE family transporter, with protein sequence MLGVTDYGAFVIAFIIVLAIPGPGNFALITATGKGGIKAGLAATFGVILGDQVLLWLAVAGVATLLATYPAAFHVVQWAGAAYLAYLGLRMVLSKPGGAPRASRMDNGHYLRQTMMITLLNPKAIMFYMAFFPLFVDPVKHQGLLTFGFLAATVAVVTFLYGLIAVVLTHKLAERMRANPRIANLFERLAGVCLVGFGIKLAAMR encoded by the coding sequence ATGCTCGGTGTTACCGACTACGGCGCCTTCGTCATCGCCTTTATCATCGTCCTGGCCATCCCTGGCCCGGGCAACTTTGCCTTGATCACGGCCACGGGCAAGGGTGGCATCAAGGCCGGTTTGGCGGCGACCTTCGGGGTAATCCTGGGTGACCAGGTACTGCTGTGGCTGGCCGTGGCCGGCGTTGCCACCTTACTTGCCACCTACCCTGCCGCCTTCCACGTGGTGCAATGGGCGGGTGCTGCGTACCTGGCCTACCTGGGCCTGCGCATGGTGCTGAGCAAACCCGGCGGCGCCCCGCGTGCAAGCCGCATGGACAACGGCCACTACTTGCGCCAAACGATGATGATCACCTTGCTCAACCCGAAGGCGATCATGTTCTACATGGCGTTTTTCCCGTTGTTCGTCGACCCGGTGAAGCACCAGGGGTTGCTGACCTTTGGCTTTCTGGCGGCGACCGTGGCGGTGGTGACGTTCCTGTATGGGCTGATTGCGGTGGTATTGACCCACAAGCTGGCCGAACGCATGCGCGCGAACCCACGGATTGCCAACCTGTTCGAGCGGTTGGCGGGGGTTTGCCTGGTTGGGTTCGGGATCAAGCTGGCGGCGATGCGCTGA
- the purC gene encoding phosphoribosylaminoimidazolesuccinocarboxamide synthase yields MEKREELYRGKAKSVYKTDDADRLILLFRNDTSAFDGKRIEQLDRKGMVNNKFNAFIMQKLEEAGVPTQFDKLLGDNECLVKKLDMIPVECVVRNYAAGSLVKRLGVEEGIKLEPSTFELFLKNDEKGDPFINESHVVAFGWGTAEQLAEMKKLSLKVNEVLNKLFDDAGLLLVDFKLEFGVFHGQIVLGDEFSPDGCRLWDKETRKKMDKDRFRQGLGDVIEAYEEVAKRLGVPL; encoded by the coding sequence ATGGAAAAACGCGAAGAACTTTACCGCGGCAAGGCCAAATCGGTTTACAAGACCGACGACGCCGACCGCTTGATCCTGCTGTTCCGCAACGACACCTCGGCCTTCGACGGCAAGCGCATCGAACAGCTCGACCGCAAAGGCATGGTGAACAACAAGTTCAACGCCTTCATCATGCAAAAGCTCGAAGAAGCCGGCGTGCCGACTCAGTTCGACAAGCTGCTGGGCGACAACGAGTGCCTGGTGAAGAAACTCGACATGATCCCAGTCGAGTGCGTCGTGCGTAACTACGCCGCGGGCAGCCTGGTCAAGCGCCTGGGCGTGGAGGAGGGCATCAAGCTGGAGCCGTCCACCTTCGAACTGTTCCTGAAGAACGACGAGAAGGGCGACCCCTTCATCAACGAATCCCACGTTGTCGCGTTCGGCTGGGGCACCGCCGAACAGCTGGCCGAAATGAAAAAGCTGTCGCTGAAAGTCAACGAAGTGCTGAACAAGCTGTTCGATGACGCCGGCCTGCTGCTGGTCGACTTCAAGCTGGAGTTTGGCGTATTCCACGGCCAGATCGTCCTGGGCGACGAATTCAGCCCAGACGGCTGCCGCCTGTGGGACAAAGAAACCCGCAAGAAGATGGACAAGGACCGCTTCCGTCAGGGCCTGGGCGACGTGATCGAAGCCTACGAAGAAGTTGCCAAGCGCCTGGGCGTGCCGCTGTAA
- a CDS encoding MBL fold metallo-hydrolase: MRFAVLGSGSQGNGTLIASGDTLILVDCGFSLRETERRLALLGVSAAQLSAVLVTHEHADHVHGVGLLSRRYNVPVYLSQGTLRGLRKPVEVAGFLACGDSLRIGGLEVTAARVEHDAYEPLQYVFSDGRRRFGMLTDLGSYDALLLERYQGLDALLIEANHCRDLLARGHYPAFLKLRVGGAQGHLNNHQAARLVDELGWSNLQHLVLAHLSSKNNLPQLARQCFVDTLGCDPDWLQVANQEHGLDWREIA, translated from the coding sequence GTGCGCTTCGCGGTACTCGGAAGCGGCAGCCAGGGAAACGGCACGCTGATCGCCAGTGGTGACACGCTCATCCTGGTCGATTGCGGGTTTTCCCTGCGTGAAACCGAGCGGCGCCTGGCGCTGCTCGGGGTCAGCGCAGCACAGCTGAGCGCCGTGCTGGTCACCCACGAACATGCCGACCACGTGCATGGGGTGGGGTTGCTGTCGCGGCGCTACAATGTACCGGTCTACCTCAGCCAAGGGACCTTGCGCGGCCTGCGCAAGCCGGTGGAGGTGGCCGGTTTTCTCGCGTGTGGCGACAGCCTGCGCATCGGTGGCCTGGAGGTGACGGCGGCGCGCGTCGAACACGACGCCTACGAGCCGTTGCAGTACGTGTTCAGCGACGGCCGACGGCGTTTCGGCATGCTCACCGACCTGGGCTCGTACGATGCCTTGTTGCTGGAGCGCTACCAAGGCCTGGATGCCTTGTTGATCGAGGCTAACCACTGCCGTGACCTGCTGGCGCGCGGGCACTACCCGGCCTTCTTGAAGCTGCGGGTGGGTGGCGCGCAAGGGCATTTGAACAATCACCAGGCTGCGCGCCTGGTGGACGAGTTGGGCTGGAGCAACCTGCAACACCTGGTGCTGGCCCACCTCAGCAGCAAGAACAACCTGCCACAACTGGCCCGCCAGTGCTTCGTCGACACCCTTGGGTGCGACCCGGACTGGCTTCAGGTGGCGAATCAGGAACACGGGCTCGACTGGCGCGAAATCGCCTAG
- the bamC gene encoding outer membrane protein assembly factor BamC, translated as MKRLAGLSALALIISSTSGCGWLWGDEGYFRDRGSDYLQAHPTAPMQLPPDASNVKRLDPLLPIPRNVADDRATGEFEVPRPQPLTAGAEVSDFSLQRSGNSRWVLAQRSPAEVWPAARQFFEDNGFRIAEERPQTGEFNTTWQRFDELSASLGQRLASTASSADSEVRVRVRMEPGVQRNTSEVYIVSVERPAGSTAEPGFPSSSSNTGADALLVDEMLASMNRSAEKGGSVSLLAARDFDAPSRVSLSEDGSGNPVLYLGADLDRAWSSVGRALEQGGEWRVEDINRSLGLYYINLSEKPEDKQNEPGFFSRLFGSAPSKEEREARAERYQVRLSKVGESVQVTVEKNINTVAPADVARRVLSAIQDHLG; from the coding sequence ATGAAGCGACTGGCTGGTCTTTCCGCCCTTGCCCTGATCATTTCCAGCACCAGCGGTTGCGGCTGGCTGTGGGGCGACGAGGGTTATTTCCGCGACCGCGGCAGCGATTACCTGCAGGCGCACCCGACTGCGCCGATGCAACTGCCGCCGGACGCCAGCAACGTCAAGCGCCTCGACCCGCTGTTGCCTATTCCGCGTAACGTTGCTGATGACCGTGCCACCGGCGAGTTCGAAGTACCGCGCCCGCAGCCCCTGACTGCGGGTGCCGAAGTCAGCGATTTCAGCCTGCAGCGCAGCGGCAACAGCCGTTGGGTCCTGGCCCAGCGCTCGCCCGCCGAAGTCTGGCCGGCAGCCCGTCAGTTCTTTGAAGACAATGGCTTCCGCATTGCTGAAGAGCGCCCACAGACTGGCGAATTCAACACCACCTGGCAGCGTTTCGACGAACTCTCCGCGTCACTCGGTCAGCGCCTGGCGAGCACCGCCAGCAGCGCAGACAGCGAAGTGCGCGTGCGTGTACGCATGGAGCCCGGCGTGCAACGCAACACCTCCGAGGTGTACATCGTCAGCGTCGAGCGCCCGGCCGGCAGCACCGCCGAACCTGGTTTCCCGTCCTCGTCCAGCAACACCGGCGCTGATGCCCTGCTGGTCGACGAAATGCTTGCCAGCATGAACCGCAGCGCCGAGAAGGGCGGGTCGGTCTCGCTGCTGGCCGCACGCGATTTCGATGCCCCGAGCCGCGTCAGCCTGAGCGAAGACGGCAGCGGCAACCCGGTGCTGTACCTGGGCGCCGACCTGGATCGCGCCTGGTCTAGCGTAGGCCGCGCCTTGGAGCAAGGTGGCGAGTGGCGTGTCGAAGACATCAACCGCAGCTTGGGCCTGTACTACATCAACCTGTCCGAAAAGCCTGAGGACAAGCAGAACGAGCCGGGCTTCTTCAGCCGCCTGTTCGGCAGTGCGCCGTCCAAGGAAGAGCGTGAAGCCCGTGCCGAACGCTACCAGGTGCGCCTGAGCAAGGTCGGTGAAAGCGTCCAGGTAACGGTCGAGAAAAACATCAACACCGTGGCTCCGGCCGATGTCGCCCGCCGCGTGCTGAGCGCCATTCAGGACCACCTGGGTTAA
- the dapA gene encoding 4-hydroxy-tetrahydrodipicolinate synthase codes for MIAGSMVALVTPMDAQGRLDWDSLGKLVDFHLENGTHAIVAVGTTGESATLTVEEHIEVIEFVVKRVNGRIPVIAGTGANSTSEAVHLTQNAKNAGADACLLVVPYYNKPTQEGLYQHFKHIAEAVDIPQILYNVPGRTSCDMQAETVIRLSTVPNIIGIKEATGDLARAKAILDGVSKDFIVMSGDDPTAVELILLGGKGNISVTANVAPREMADLCEAALEGNAEKARAINEKLMPLHKDLFCEANPIPVKWALVEMGLMHKGIRLPLTWLSEGCHEKVRTALRQSGVLV; via the coding sequence ATGATTGCGGGCAGTATGGTGGCATTGGTCACTCCCATGGATGCACAAGGGCGTCTTGACTGGGACAGCCTCGGCAAACTTGTAGACTTCCACCTGGAAAACGGCACTCATGCGATCGTCGCCGTCGGCACCACCGGCGAGTCGGCCACCCTGACTGTTGAAGAACACATCGAGGTCATCGAATTTGTTGTCAAACGTGTCAATGGCCGCATCCCGGTCATCGCGGGCACCGGCGCCAACTCCACGTCGGAAGCCGTGCACCTGACCCAGAACGCTAAAAACGCTGGCGCCGATGCCTGCCTGCTGGTCGTGCCGTACTACAACAAGCCGACCCAGGAAGGCTTGTACCAGCACTTCAAGCACATCGCTGAAGCCGTCGACATCCCGCAGATCCTCTACAACGTGCCCGGCCGCACTTCGTGCGACATGCAGGCCGAGACCGTGATCCGCCTGTCGACCGTGCCGAACATCATCGGCATCAAAGAAGCCACCGGCGACCTGGCCCGCGCCAAAGCCATCCTCGATGGCGTCAGCAAGGACTTCATCGTCATGTCCGGCGACGACCCGACCGCTGTCGAGCTGATCCTGCTGGGCGGCAAGGGCAACATCTCCGTGACCGCCAACGTCGCCCCGCGCGAAATGGCCGATCTGTGCGAGGCCGCCCTTGAGGGCAATGCCGAGAAGGCCCGCGCGATCAACGAAAAACTCATGCCGCTGCACAAAGACCTGTTCTGCGAAGCCAACCCGATTCCGGTGAAGTGGGCGCTCGTTGAAATGGGCCTGATGCACAAGGGCATTCGCCTGCCGCTGACCTGGCTGAGCGAAGGCTGTCACGAAAAAGTCCGTACTGCCTTGCGCCAGTCCGGCGTACTGGTTTAA
- a CDS encoding glycine cleavage system protein R — MSTPTVREQFLVISALGPNPMELANVLSRAAFENRCAVVTSRLSRHGETSALVLQVGGSWDALARLEASLPGLGKKHGLTLDVVRSADQEVRPQALPYVAYVSAAYRPDIINELCQFFLDHRVELEAMTCDTYLAPQTGSSMLNAQFTVILPAGTQISWLRDQFLDFADALNLDALIEPWRPQNPV; from the coding sequence ATGTCCACCCCCACCGTCCGCGAACAATTCCTTGTCATCAGTGCCCTGGGCCCAAACCCCATGGAACTGGCCAACGTCCTCAGCCGCGCTGCCTTCGAAAACCGCTGCGCGGTCGTCACTTCGCGCTTGAGCCGCCATGGCGAGACCAGCGCCCTGGTGCTGCAGGTCGGTGGCAGCTGGGACGCCCTGGCGCGTCTTGAAGCTTCCCTGCCGGGCCTGGGCAAAAAGCACGGCCTGACCCTCGATGTGGTGCGCAGCGCCGACCAGGAGGTGCGCCCGCAGGCGCTGCCTTACGTGGCCTATGTCAGTGCGGCCTACCGCCCGGACATCATCAATGAGCTGTGCCAGTTCTTCCTCGACCACCGCGTCGAGCTCGAAGCCATGACCTGCGACACCTACCTGGCGCCACAAACCGGCAGCAGCATGCTCAACGCCCAGTTCACCGTGATCCTGCCCGCCGGCACCCAGATCAGCTGGCTGCGTGACCAGTTCCTGGACTTTGCCGATGCCTTGAACCTGGATGCGCTGATCGAGCCTTGGCGCCCACAGAACCCCGTGTAA
- a CDS encoding peroxiredoxin, producing the protein MAVALDQPVADFQAQATSGQTVSLAELKGRQVVVYFYPKDSTPGCTTEGQGFRDQHDAFAAANTVVFGVSRDGIKSHENFKAKQGFPFELISDKDEALCQLFDVIKLKKLYGKEYMGVDRSTFLIDKDGVLRQEWRGVKVPGHVDAVLAAAQALNKA; encoded by the coding sequence ATGGCCGTAGCACTCGACCAACCCGTTGCCGATTTCCAGGCCCAGGCCACCAGCGGCCAGACGGTCAGCCTCGCCGAGCTCAAGGGCCGCCAGGTGGTGGTGTACTTCTACCCGAAGGACAGCACCCCGGGCTGCACCACCGAAGGCCAGGGTTTCCGCGACCAGCATGACGCCTTCGCCGCAGCCAACACCGTGGTGTTCGGCGTGTCGCGCGATGGCATCAAGTCGCATGAGAACTTCAAGGCCAAGCAAGGCTTCCCGTTCGAGCTGATCAGCGACAAGGACGAGGCCCTGTGCCAGCTGTTCGACGTGATCAAGCTGAAGAAGCTGTATGGCAAGGAATACATGGGTGTGGACCGCAGCACCTTCCTGATCGACAAGGACGGTGTGCTGCGCCAGGAATGGCGTGGGGTGAAGGTACCCGGGCATGTGGATGCCGTTTTGGCGGCGGCCCAGGCTTTGAACAAGGCTTGA